A single genomic interval of Mycolicibacterium sp. MU0053 harbors:
- a CDS encoding GAP family protein — MRPGFGSALLDLIPLAVVIALSPLSIIPAVLVLHSPRPRPAGLAFMAGWLIGLSALTAAFIGVSSMLGGMGEEPPGWASWARVAVGAALIVFGLFRWFTRHSKPHQMPGQRHLTAATPVKALALGALLTVVNPKVLFICAAAGLAIGTAALGPASWIAAAVFVAASASTVALPILGYAIWSQRLDPALAKLKAWMEQHNSALVAGILIVIGLMVLYKGMHGL, encoded by the coding sequence GTGCGCCCCGGCTTCGGTTCCGCCCTGCTCGACCTCATCCCGCTCGCGGTGGTGATTGCGCTTTCGCCGCTGTCGATCATCCCGGCGGTCCTGGTGCTGCACAGCCCGCGACCGCGCCCGGCCGGGCTGGCATTCATGGCCGGCTGGCTGATCGGGCTGAGCGCGCTGACCGCCGCGTTCATCGGGGTCTCCAGCATGCTCGGCGGCATGGGCGAGGAGCCGCCCGGTTGGGCGTCCTGGGCGCGGGTGGCCGTCGGTGCGGCGCTGATCGTCTTCGGACTGTTCCGCTGGTTCACCCGGCACAGCAAGCCGCATCAGATGCCCGGCCAGCGCCACCTCACCGCTGCGACACCGGTCAAGGCCCTGGCGTTGGGCGCGCTGCTGACCGTGGTGAATCCCAAAGTCCTGTTCATCTGCGCCGCAGCCGGGTTGGCGATCGGGACGGCGGCCCTGGGTCCGGCCAGCTGGATCGCGGCCGCGGTGTTCGTGGCGGCCTCGGCGTCCACCGTCGCGCTGCCGATCCTGGGCTACGCGATCTGGAGCCAGCGCCTGGACCCGGCGCTGGCCAAGCTCAAGGCGTGGATGGAGCAGCACAACTCCGCCCTGGTCGCCGGGATCCTGATCGTCATCGGGCTGATGGTGCTCTACAAGGGCATGCACGGGCTGTGA